A region from the Wansuia hejianensis genome encodes:
- a CDS encoding ABC transporter ATP-binding protein, producing the protein MRNKNSRNNREVMKRILGCIRPYWFLVLLSLLLAVITVVLTLYIPILTGQAVDLIVGKGDVNFTGLLAVIRNIAVAIAGTAVAQWFMNHINNKITYHIVQDLRTRTFHHLQVLPLSYIDAHPAGDLISRVITDIEQFSDGLLMGFTQLFTGVITIVGTILFMLSINLWITLVVVCLSPLSFFIAGFISKKTFTMFKKQSETRGELTGLTDEMLGNLKVVQAFGHQEKAQEEFEEINSRLAEYSLKATFFSSITNPATRFMYAAIYAGVTIAGCFTVIGGGLTIGQLTSFLSYTNQYTKPFNEITGVITELQNSLASAARVFQLLDEPALLKDVPGAPALENVQGKVSLNQVYFSYLPEVRLIEDFNLDVCPGQRIAIVGPTGCGKTTVINLLMRFYDVTGGSISVDGCDIREVTRESLRTNYGMVLQETWLKSGTIRENIAYGSPDASEEEIIQAAREAHAHSFIMRMPDGYDTVIGEDGGSLSQGQKQLLCIARVMLNLPPMLILDEATSSIDTMTEIRIQKAFAKMMKGRTSFIVAHRLSTIRESDVILVMKDGHIIEQGTHESLLEKGGFYAELYNSQFAPAG; encoded by the coding sequence ATGCGCAATAAAAATTCCAGAAATAACCGTGAAGTAATGAAACGCATTTTGGGCTGTATCCGCCCTTACTGGTTCCTGGTTCTCTTATCTCTCCTGCTGGCCGTCATCACCGTGGTCCTGACTCTCTATATCCCTATTCTGACAGGGCAGGCGGTGGATCTCATCGTCGGAAAGGGTGACGTCAATTTCACGGGCCTGCTGGCCGTCATTCGGAATATTGCCGTCGCAATCGCCGGGACAGCTGTTGCCCAGTGGTTCATGAACCATATCAATAATAAAATCACCTACCACATTGTGCAGGATCTGAGGACCCGGACCTTCCACCACCTGCAGGTGCTGCCTCTCTCTTACATTGACGCACATCCCGCAGGCGACCTGATCAGCCGGGTCATCACGGATATTGAACAGTTTTCCGACGGCCTTCTGATGGGCTTTACCCAGCTTTTTACAGGCGTGATCACTATTGTCGGAACGATCCTGTTCATGCTGTCCATCAATCTCTGGATCACTCTGGTGGTTGTGTGCCTGAGCCCACTTTCTTTTTTTATCGCGGGTTTCATATCCAAAAAGACCTTTACCATGTTCAAGAAGCAATCCGAAACACGCGGGGAACTCACAGGTCTGACCGATGAAATGCTGGGTAATCTGAAAGTTGTCCAGGCATTCGGCCATCAGGAAAAAGCTCAGGAAGAATTTGAAGAGATTAACAGCCGCCTGGCAGAATACAGCCTGAAAGCCACCTTCTTTTCTTCCATCACGAATCCGGCTACCCGCTTCATGTATGCAGCAATTTACGCCGGAGTGACGATTGCCGGATGTTTTACAGTTATTGGGGGCGGGCTAACCATCGGACAGCTGACGAGCTTTCTGAGCTATACCAACCAGTACACAAAGCCCTTTAATGAAATCACAGGCGTTATCACGGAACTGCAAAATTCACTTGCTTCTGCTGCCCGGGTTTTCCAACTGTTGGATGAGCCTGCACTCTTAAAGGATGTACCTGGCGCGCCAGCTCTTGAAAACGTTCAGGGCAAGGTTTCCCTGAACCAGGTATATTTCTCCTATCTGCCGGAAGTCCGGCTGATCGAGGATTTTAATCTCGACGTCTGTCCGGGCCAGAGAATCGCTATCGTAGGCCCCACCGGCTGCGGCAAAACCACCGTGATTAACCTGCTCATGCGTTTTTATGATGTTACCGGCGGTTCCATATCGGTGGATGGCTGCGATATCCGGGAAGTAACCCGCGAAAGCCTGCGTACCAACTATGGGATGGTTCTTCAGGAAACCTGGCTGAAATCAGGCACTATCCGTGAGAACATCGCCTATGGCAGTCCTGACGCTTCCGAAGAAGAAATCATCCAGGCTGCCAGAGAAGCCCATGCACACAGCTTTATCATGCGCATGCCTGACGGTTATGACACAGTCATCGGCGAGGATGGCGGCAGCCTGTCACAGGGCCAGAAACAGCTGCTCTGTATCGCCCGGGTAATGCTGAATCTTCCCCCCATGCTGATTCTGGACGAAGCGACCTCTTCTATCGATACAATGACAGAAATACGTATCCAAAAAGCTTTCGCCAAAATGATGAAAGGCCGCACCAGCTTTATCGTCGCGCACCGGCTCTCCACAATCCGGGAATCCGATGTGATACTGGTCATGAAGGACGGTCACATCATCGAACAGGGAACCCATGAATCCTTGCTGGAAAAAGGCGGCTTCTACGCCGAATTGTACAACAGCCAGTTCGCCCCTGCAGGATAA
- a CDS encoding AAA family ATPase — protein MPVFDFSNSADEKREAECTYVTFRSNSAETSLEQPILILDNRRKEWKHHSCGVFMNQSKRTAFEFKEEDGTVSADILQVDARFVSLIKWLGENHINVRLSGGNREDGYAVYRIRETAFGGGTKLSAEDGFLQFMIERLLASSAPEDRPEDEDHEEDGDGMKLTSIQSITDFMTCAGRTMPDNIRLWARRNLAVARSNEVSPEERRHAQRALSIMMNIQWKSNYFEAIDPEEARRILDEELYGMERVKQRIIETIIQINRTHTLPAYGLLLVGPAGTGKSQIAYAVARILKLPWTTLDMSSINDPEQLTGSSRIYANAKPGIIMDAFSMAGESNLVFIINELDKAAAGKGSGNPADVLLTLLDNLGFTDNYIECMVPTVGVYPIATANDKSQISAPLMSRFAVIDIPDYTEEEKKIIFSRYALPKVLGRMGLREDECIVTGEALDVIVSQYADTTGIRDLEQAAEHLAANALYRIEVEHVVSVTFDRTAVQKLLT, from the coding sequence ATGCCGGTATTTGATTTTAGCAATTCAGCGGACGAAAAAAGAGAGGCAGAATGCACTTATGTTACGTTCCGGTCGAATTCGGCGGAGACTTCGCTGGAACAGCCGATTTTAATTCTGGACAACCGGAGGAAGGAATGGAAACATCATTCCTGCGGGGTATTTATGAATCAGAGCAAACGGACGGCTTTTGAATTTAAAGAAGAGGATGGGACGGTCAGTGCAGATATCCTGCAGGTGGACGCGCGTTTTGTGAGCCTGATTAAATGGCTGGGGGAAAACCATATTAACGTGCGCCTTTCTGGCGGGAACCGGGAAGATGGGTATGCGGTCTACCGAATCCGCGAGACCGCGTTTGGAGGCGGGACGAAGCTATCTGCTGAGGACGGATTTCTGCAGTTTATGATTGAACGGCTGCTGGCCAGCAGTGCCCCGGAGGACAGGCCGGAGGATGAGGACCATGAAGAAGACGGGGACGGCATGAAGCTGACAAGCATACAGAGCATTACGGATTTCATGACCTGCGCCGGAAGGACGATGCCGGACAATATCCGTCTTTGGGCCAGGAGGAATCTGGCAGTTGCCCGTTCCAATGAGGTTTCACCGGAAGAGAGGCGCCATGCCCAGCGGGCGCTGTCTATTATGATGAATATTCAGTGGAAAAGCAACTATTTTGAAGCGATAGATCCGGAAGAAGCCCGCAGGATTCTGGATGAGGAACTCTATGGCATGGAGCGGGTAAAACAGAGGATTATTGAAACGATCATACAGATTAACCGCACTCATACCCTTCCGGCTTATGGACTTCTGCTGGTGGGTCCGGCAGGAACCGGTAAATCCCAGATCGCTTATGCGGTAGCCCGTATTCTGAAGCTTCCCTGGACAACGCTGGATATGAGCTCCATCAATGACCCGGAACAGCTGACCGGAAGCTCCCGCATCTATGCCAACGCGAAGCCGGGGATTATCATGGATGCTTTCTCTATGGCGGGAGAGTCCAATCTGGTGTTTATCATCAATGAGCTGGATAAGGCGGCAGCCGGTAAAGGGAGCGGAAATCCGGCAGACGTGCTGCTGACGCTTCTGGATAATCTGGGCTTCACAGATAATTACATTGAATGCATGGTTCCAACGGTGGGCGTCTATCCCATCGCAACCGCCAATGATAAGAGCCAGATCAGCGCCCCGCTCATGTCCAGGTTCGCAGTGATAGACATTCCGGATTATACGGAGGAGGAAAAGAAGATTATCTTCTCGAGGTATGCTCTGCCTAAAGTTCTTGGCCGCATGGGGCTGCGGGAAGACGAATGCATAGTGACCGGAGAGGCTTTAGATGTGATTGTCAGCCAATATGCCGATACGACGGGAATCCGCGATCTGGAACAGGCTGCGGAGCATCTTGCGGCAAATGCGCTATACCGGATTGAGGTGGAACATGTCGTTTCCGTGACCTTTGACAGGACAGCTGTGCAGAAACTTCTGACATAA
- a CDS encoding RNA polymerase sigma factor, giving the protein MINVISQYQCTYTPEYPATHAPDGTCIAGCPVGIHYDTQEYGFRSREISDIKILKRRNTKGYHRQILIVGYRGLNELVYSQRIKAEQEYLYRIAYFYQGEETAALETIQETVARGFREGKNQETAEEFHLEITRILLQQGGVNQKPNRYLTALYLKHVTGMEISEIAYVMDIPEGAVKSYLYRAKDEMRQDTAGISAEVRQLCGVETSEGLKEAVSTGLLAVRQMVHRRNVRRIRKVCISGAVAAALLVLLGSGIYFEQQRHNKDSMAAQPVSTSMVEERQNIE; this is encoded by the coding sequence ATGATAAATGTGATATCTCAGTACCAGTGTACGTATACTCCAGAGTATCCCGCAACTCATGCCCCTGACGGGACCTGTATTGCGGGGTGCCCTGTGGGGATACATTATGACACTCAGGAGTATGGCTTTAGAAGCAGAGAAATATCAGATATTAAGATACTAAAGAGAAGGAACACGAAGGGTTACCATAGACAGATTCTGATAGTGGGGTACAGGGGATTGAATGAATTAGTGTATAGTCAGAGAATCAAGGCAGAGCAGGAATATCTGTATCGTATTGCCTACTTTTACCAGGGAGAGGAAACGGCGGCTCTTGAAACCATACAGGAGACAGTAGCCAGAGGATTTCGTGAAGGAAAGAATCAGGAGACGGCAGAGGAATTCCATCTGGAAATCACGAGGATTCTACTGCAGCAGGGCGGTGTCAACCAGAAGCCAAACAGGTACCTGACCGCTCTCTACCTGAAGCACGTCACTGGAATGGAAATTTCTGAAATCGCTTATGTGATGGATATTCCGGAAGGCGCGGTTAAATCTTATCTTTACCGGGCTAAGGACGAGATGCGTCAGGACACCGCAGGAATCAGTGCGGAAGTCAGACAGCTCTGCGGCGTTGAGACTTCTGAGGGATTAAAAGAAGCAGTCAGTACCGGTCTTCTGGCTGTCCGGCAGATGGTTCACAGGCGCAATGTCCGGAGGATTCGCAAGGTGTGTATTTCCGGAGCGGTCGCTGCGGCGCTTCTGGTGCTGCTGGGAAGCGGTATTTATTTTGAACAGCAGCGCCATAATAAGGACAGCATGGCTGCCCAGCCGGTGAGCACCAGTATGGTTGAGGAACGACAGAATATAGAGTGA